In one bacterium genomic region, the following are encoded:
- a CDS encoding PQQ-binding-like beta-propeller repeat protein gives MKKMFMLVSFVVLFIGQSISASVWPSYHNTDIRRTGFSPNFGPDCCDTSCEIDIEYSYASPVIDGANEKVYMQGGVNASGPWNLWCVGARDCSVKWTYQLNATNPTGGLQMHSSCAISGDTVVYVGNPANNALTCIDSSGAYRWKYITGGRVRASPAVSSDGSVIYTMSDDGYLYAINSDSTMKWRTLTTATGAKFSSPTLSPDEGTIFVGCSNNRLYAFTASTGAIRWSYTTSDEVRGTPAVGADTTIYVGNYAGRLYAINPGGTVKWSLALGGTANSSPALDEGRGILYIGSNNNKLNAVDIATGALKWSFTLDGNPGFSSPAVASPNNLIYIGTGNNSIYIIANYADSGHLICKNTYSWQITSPAIAADTSIWFNEYSRRLHRIHCYKTPTSIEEGKLDFKINSGKSSPNPFSTETRISLTLPEKSFVNLDIYDITGKLVKSLSGNYTEGQHSIKWDAKDNHGNRIKTGIYLCRLKTNSYSITRKITVIE, from the coding sequence CTTTAGTCCAAATTTCGGACCGGACTGCTGCGATACTTCTTGCGAAATAGATATTGAATATAGTTACGCTTCGCCTGTTATAGATGGAGCAAATGAAAAAGTATATATGCAGGGCGGAGTTAATGCTAGCGGCCCTTGGAACTTATGGTGCGTAGGCGCTCGCGATTGTTCAGTTAAATGGACATACCAGTTAAACGCTACTAACCCCACAGGTGGATTACAAATGCACTCTTCCTGCGCCATATCTGGCGATACTGTTGTTTATGTCGGCAATCCGGCAAACAATGCTCTTACTTGCATTGATTCTTCCGGCGCATATAGATGGAAATATATAACTGGTGGTAGAGTACGTGCATCTCCTGCTGTTTCCTCGGATGGTTCGGTGATATACACTATGTCCGATGACGGTTATCTTTATGCAATAAACTCGGACAGCACAATGAAATGGAGAACGTTAACAACCGCAACCGGCGCCAAATTCTCTTCTCCAACACTTTCTCCCGATGAAGGCACTATATTCGTAGGTTGCTCAAATAACAGACTTTACGCTTTTACAGCAAGCACTGGTGCAATAAGATGGAGTTATACGACGAGCGATGAAGTGCGCGGCACTCCCGCTGTTGGCGCAGATACCACTATATATGTGGGCAACTATGCCGGCAGACTTTATGCAATAAACCCGGGCGGAACTGTGAAATGGAGTCTCGCCTTGGGTGGCACTGCCAACTCCTCACCGGCTTTAGATGAGGGGAGAGGAATACTTTATATCGGTTCAAACAATAATAAACTTAACGCCGTAGATATAGCAACGGGCGCTCTAAAATGGTCATTCACTCTCGACGGCAATCCGGGCTTTTCTTCTCCTGCAGTTGCTTCTCCAAACAATTTGATTTATATAGGAACCGGCAATAATTCAATTTATATCATAGCAAATTATGCAGACTCCGGACATCTAATATGCAAAAATACTTACTCCTGGCAGATTACTTCTCCTGCCATAGCGGCAGATACGAGTATCTGGTTTAATGAGTATTCCCGAAGATTACACAGAATTCATTGCTATAAAACACCTACATCAATAGAAGAAGGCAAACTCGATTTCAAAATAAATTCCGGCAAAAGCTCGCCGAATCCTTTCTCTACGGAAACAAGAATATCCCTTACCCTTCCTGAAAAATCTTTTGTCAACCTCGATATATACGATATAACAGGGAAATTGGTTAAATCTTTATCCGGCAATTACACTGAAGGCCAGCATTCAATAAAATGGGATGCTAAAGATAATCACGGCAATAGAATAAAAACCGGAATATATCTTTGCAGATTAAAAACAAACTCCTACTCGATTACACGCAAAATTACGGTAATAGAATAA
- a CDS encoding FlgD immunoglobulin-like domain containing protein, with translation MEEEAGDSIIILGYNGNTPFVNSPSTQRIMHYLPGVYPTTWCDGSIRRRGMSWYQIYRNDFDFRKTIPALLTIGLTGSYDPSARTGSVTARIANTTDNTINALAHCVIVETDIPYAWQGEDSLFHVVRNMMPISGMPISIPGNSFIDETRSFTMDPTWVYHNSYIVVFVQDSSDEIYQAAKMPLLSISAEENSVPRTIVTLNNSPTPFASGTTIHYSITNGKTKDIQIGIYDITGSLVKQLVNGKQGSGNYTIYWDGKGNNANKLKSGIYFVRLTVGGHNETKKITLIK, from the coding sequence TTGGAAGAAGAAGCAGGAGATTCAATAATTATTCTTGGATATAATGGAAATACACCTTTTGTAAATTCACCATCAACCCAAAGGATTATGCATTATTTGCCGGGAGTATATCCTACGACATGGTGCGATGGAAGCATTAGAAGAAGAGGTATGAGCTGGTATCAAATTTATCGCAATGATTTTGATTTCCGCAAAACAATTCCGGCGTTATTAACAATTGGACTTACAGGTTCTTATGACCCGTCAGCAAGAACCGGAAGTGTAACAGCTCGTATTGCCAATACTACCGATAATACAATAAATGCGTTAGCTCATTGCGTAATTGTTGAAACTGATATCCCATATGCATGGCAGGGAGAGGATAGTTTATTCCACGTAGTAAGAAATATGATGCCGATAAGCGGTATGCCTATCTCAATACCCGGTAATAGTTTTATTGATGAAACAAGAAGTTTTACAATGGATCCGACCTGGGTATATCATAATTCTTATATAGTCGTTTTTGTCCAGGACTCATCCGATGAAATTTATCAGGCGGCTAAAATGCCTCTTTTGAGCATAAGCGCAGAAGAAAATAGCGTCCCCCGGACAATTGTTACTCTGAATAATTCGCCTACTCCTTTCGCCTCCGGCACAACTATTCATTATTCAATAACTAACGGGAAAACAAAAGATATCCAAATAGGTATTTATGATATAACAGGCTCTTTGGTGAAACAACTTGTAAACGGCAAACAAGGATCGGGTAACTATACTATATACTGGGATGGGAAAGGCAACAACGCAAACAAATTAAAATCAGGAATATATTTTGTGAGATTGACAGTTGGCGGACACAACGAAACTAAAAAGATAACGCTTATAAAATAA
- a CDS encoding T9SS type A sorting domain-containing protein, producing MRNFSLVVAGLVMFTKLSYAGWTIGTIDSVGDVGKYTSLCFWMGGVAASYYDETNGNLKCRLDLLDKTSQSFDSEDSAGNVGKFTSIGGCGDTLFISYYDETNGNLKIARTECWKDGFFQTYAIDSVGNVGLFTSLYIDKTHDVPYISYYDETNGDLKLACLKDSVWTVQKVDTAGDVGRYNSIAGHSDTIYISYYDSTNGDLKLAKYNGTNWQIEKVDTMGDVGKYSSVSYFYSDVYIYYYDETSGDLKSAHYNNISWSIGIIDSTGDVGMFCNGKGFLTYYDKTNGNFLSLGVSSWLVDTAGDVGGYSSSVAETELFFAIYYDFTNKDLKCAYVRGAVEEQATALNNTFLTVTPNLSTKNFSISYTLPSTSSVNLKVFNVSGKVVDVLSNEKQNAGKHQLFWQPNNLPNGLYFLQLNANETKLTKKLILMK from the coding sequence ATGAGAAATTTCTCGTTGGTTGTTGCAGGTTTAGTTATGTTCACAAAATTAAGCTATGCGGGGTGGACAATTGGTACGATAGATAGCGTTGGCGATGTCGGAAAATATACCTCTTTGTGCTTTTGGATGGGAGGAGTTGCTGCAAGTTATTACGATGAAACTAACGGAAATCTCAAGTGCAGACTTGATTTGTTGGATAAAACATCTCAATCCTTTGACAGTGAAGATAGCGCAGGAAACGTAGGAAAGTTTACTTCTATAGGCGGGTGTGGAGACACTTTGTTCATTAGTTATTATGATGAGACAAACGGAAATTTGAAAATCGCAAGGACAGAATGCTGGAAGGACGGTTTTTTTCAAACATATGCCATAGACAGTGTCGGTAATGTCGGATTATTTACTTCGCTTTATATAGACAAAACTCATGATGTCCCTTATATTAGTTACTACGATGAAACCAACGGAGACCTAAAATTAGCTTGTTTAAAGGATTCCGTATGGACTGTTCAAAAAGTAGATACTGCCGGAGACGTGGGGAGATATAATTCTATTGCAGGACATTCGGATACGATTTATATCAGTTATTATGACAGCACTAACGGAGACTTGAAACTTGCAAAATACAACGGAACAAACTGGCAAATTGAAAAAGTCGACACGATGGGAGATGTAGGAAAATACAGCTCCGTTTCTTATTTTTATTCCGATGTTTATATTTATTATTACGATGAGACTAGTGGAGATTTGAAGTCTGCGCACTATAATAACATCTCCTGGAGTATTGGAATAATAGATAGTACGGGAGATGTAGGAATGTTTTGTAATGGCAAGGGTTTCTTAACATACTATGATAAAACCAACGGGAATTTTTTAAGTTTGGGAGTAAGCAGCTGGCTGGTTGATACCGCCGGAGACGTGGGTGGATATTCTTCGAGTGTAGCAGAGACGGAATTATTTTTTGCAATATACTATGATTTTACAAACAAAGACCTCAAATGCGCATATGTGCGTGGCGCAGTGGAAGAACAAGCAACTGCCTTAAATAATACTTTCTTAACCGTTACTCCTAATCTTTCAACTAAAAACTTTTCCATTTCTTATACCTTGCCCTCAACTTCTTCCGTTAACTTAAAAGTATTTAATGTCTCGGGTAAAGTAGTTGACGTTTTATCAAATGAAAAACAAAATGCCGGCAAACACCAATTATTCTGGCAACCTAACAACTTACCAAACGGATTATATTTTCTGCAATTGAATGCAAACGAAACAAAATTAACAAAAAAATTAATTTTAATGAAATAA